A genomic region of Nostoc sp. UHCC 0702 contains the following coding sequences:
- a CDS encoding MFS transporter, protein MFHSFEPMLVWNWLTFGIARINSVQDVITPEEGILVFSSSKFFVALLAGTLMAFAFQFLLTNFSLALGISSLGRDSDDSESESWGHKIREIEGKVGIWAVITASIALFSASFLAVKLTVIESGLLGAIIGVVIWSTYFSLVVWLGSSAAGSLISSIISTASSGWQTLMGTATDTIKTNAIKKEIVSTAEEVTAAVRRELTSGFDPDNISKTLQNSLASVQIPQLNLDEIRSQFDQILSDVDLQAIANSNLLQNINRQTFVDLVSNRTNLSKENINQIADQLEDAWKRAAFRRNPTEQVINLLKSATPEELNSENLGERLQQLVGTRTNGNGSNGGRNGVIKQAMQYGLGAALPAVLNRVNLSDIDVGKIQTQLQKLKENFQDIDVEKITHELQKITDKTTEQITQKLPRPTSNNIKIDVEDYILNCFPWHFNRISLKDEFQEVIYDQNADPANIRRELQELNQDDFINLLTQRGDISEVRVQEIAQQMESVRQEVLELVQQAEAREKGQDFRVRIEDYLRSTGKEELNPEAIEQNFARLIEDPEANLEDLQARFSEIDRDTFVQLLQQRQDFNEEEANNIVSQIERTRDNVLNRARELQEQATTKANELRQKVEEYLQNTNKEELNPEGIKRDFRTLLEDPQVGISLLRSRLSQIDPSGVQQSLMGETPKTALLHRDTFVQLLSQRQDLSEEQVNQALDALESVRDSILQAPQAVAQRAKQQYEQTTTALAEYLRNTNLEELNPEGIRGDLETLVANPQEGAGALRDRLSQVDRETLVKLLSQRGDLSEEQVNQIIDRVQESINNIIRAPRRLASRTAQRVADFQANLEDYLRHTNKEELNPEGIKRDLQLLLQDPRTGIASLGDRFSQFDRSTLVAFLSQRSDISEEEANRIADQIESVRNSIVEQYQQIQQRVQSVIDGVFGRIRNYLNSLDRPELKYENLKEDFAKLFDDPQAGFEALRDRLSQFDRDTLVAVLSSREDISPEDANRIINQIEAARDSVLHRGERIQQEAQKRLKGIREQALKQAEETKKTVARAAWWLFGTALTSLLASAIAGAIAVKDIAWPG, encoded by the coding sequence ATGTTTCATAGTTTTGAACCTATGTTGGTATGGAATTGGTTAACCTTTGGAATAGCACGTATAAACTCAGTGCAAGATGTGATCACTCCAGAAGAAGGAATTCTGGTTTTTTCTAGTTCTAAATTTTTCGTAGCACTATTAGCTGGCACTTTGATGGCATTTGCCTTTCAATTCCTATTGACTAACTTTTCACTTGCTCTAGGTATATCATCTTTGGGAAGAGATTCTGATGACTCTGAATCAGAAAGTTGGGGTCATAAAATTCGTGAAATTGAAGGTAAAGTTGGTATTTGGGCAGTAATAACTGCAAGTATTGCGTTATTCAGTGCTTCTTTTTTGGCTGTGAAATTGACTGTAATTGAAAGTGGGCTTTTAGGAGCAATTATCGGTGTAGTCATCTGGTCTACCTACTTTTCATTAGTAGTTTGGTTGGGTTCATCAGCAGCAGGTTCCTTAATTAGTTCGATCATTAGTACTGCTAGTTCAGGATGGCAAACCTTGATGGGTACTGCAACTGATACCATCAAGACTAATGCAATCAAAAAAGAGATTGTTTCTACTGCTGAGGAAGTAACAGCCGCAGTTCGCCGTGAGTTAACTTCAGGTTTTGACCCCGATAATATTAGTAAGACGTTACAAAATTCCTTGGCTTCTGTACAGATACCTCAATTGAACTTAGACGAAATTCGTAGTCAATTTGATCAGATACTAAGCGATGTAGATTTACAAGCGATCGCTAACAGTAATCTACTACAAAATATTAATCGCCAGACCTTTGTTGATTTAGTCAGTAATCGCACAAATTTGTCAAAAGAAAATATCAATCAAATTGCTGACCAACTAGAAGATGCTTGGAAACGAGCTGCATTTCGCAGAAATCCGACGGAACAAGTCATTAATTTGCTGAAATCTGCCACTCCTGAAGAATTGAACTCAGAAAATTTAGGTGAACGATTGCAACAACTGGTAGGAACCAGAACAAATGGTAATGGTAGCAATGGTGGAAGAAATGGTGTGATCAAGCAAGCCATGCAGTATGGCTTGGGTGCTGCTCTTCCAGCAGTGCTAAATAGAGTAAATCTCTCAGATATTGATGTGGGTAAAATTCAAACTCAACTACAAAAGTTGAAAGAAAACTTTCAAGACATAGATGTCGAAAAAATTACCCATGAATTGCAAAAAATCACAGATAAAACTACTGAACAAATAACTCAAAAATTGCCAAGACCAACATCTAACAATATCAAAATAGATGTAGAAGACTATATCCTAAATTGTTTTCCTTGGCATTTTAACCGCATTTCCCTGAAAGATGAATTTCAAGAAGTCATCTATGATCAAAATGCAGATCCTGCAAATATCAGAAGGGAATTGCAGGAATTGAATCAAGATGATTTTATCAACTTGCTGACGCAGCGAGGTGATATTAGCGAAGTTAGGGTACAGGAAATTGCCCAACAAATGGAAAGCGTCCGTCAAGAAGTTTTAGAACTGGTGCAACAAGCCGAAGCACGAGAAAAAGGTCAAGACTTCCGCGTCCGTATTGAAGATTATCTGCGTTCTACAGGGAAAGAAGAACTTAACCCAGAAGCAATTGAGCAAAACTTTGCCAGATTGATAGAAGATCCAGAAGCCAATTTAGAAGATTTACAAGCTCGGTTTTCAGAAATTGATCGCGACACTTTTGTACAATTGCTTCAGCAACGTCAAGACTTCAATGAAGAAGAAGCTAATAATATTGTTAGTCAAATCGAACGCACCCGCGATAACGTCTTAAATCGTGCTAGAGAACTACAAGAACAAGCAACAACCAAAGCCAATGAACTACGGCAAAAAGTTGAAGAATACTTGCAGAATACTAATAAAGAAGAATTGAATCCTGAAGGTATCAAGCGTGATTTTAGAACTTTATTAGAAGACCCGCAAGTAGGAATTAGCTTGTTGCGATCGCGCCTCTCCCAAATAGACCCCTCCGGGGTTCAGCAGTCGCTCATGGGGGAAACCCCCAAGACCGCGCTGCTTCATCGTGATACATTTGTACAACTCCTCTCTCAACGTCAAGATTTGAGCGAAGAACAAGTAAATCAAGCCTTAGATGCTTTAGAATCAGTACGAGATAGCATTTTACAAGCACCGCAAGCAGTAGCACAGCGAGCAAAACAACAATACGAACAAACCACAACAGCTTTAGCTGAATATCTCCGCAACACCAACCTAGAAGAACTCAACCCAGAAGGTATTAGAGGAGATTTAGAAACATTAGTGGCTAATCCGCAAGAGGGTGCTGGTGCATTGCGCGATCGCCTGTCACAAGTTGATCGCGAAACCTTGGTCAAATTGCTCAGTCAGCGGGGAGACTTGAGCGAAGAACAAGTTAATCAGATCATCGATCGCGTACAAGAATCAATCAATAATATTATCAGAGCGCCGCGACGTTTAGCAAGCCGTACCGCTCAACGAGTTGCAGATTTTCAAGCAAATCTCGAAGATTACCTGCGTCACACCAATAAAGAAGAACTCAACCCAGAAGGTATCAAACGCGATTTACAATTACTGTTGCAAGATCCACGCACAGGAATTGCAAGTTTAGGCGATCGCTTTTCTCAATTCGACCGTTCTACACTTGTAGCGTTCCTATCTCAAAGAAGCGATATCTCCGAAGAAGAAGCCAACCGCATAGCGGATCAAATCGAGTCTGTGCGTAATTCCATTGTTGAGCAATACCAACAGATTCAGCAAAGAGTACAATCTGTGATTGATGGGGTTTTTGGTAGAATTCGCAACTATCTCAATTCCCTGGATCGTCCAGAACTGAAATACGAGAATCTCAAAGAAGACTTTGCCAAATTGTTTGACGATCCCCAAGCCGGATTTGAAGCCTTGCGCGATCGCCTCAGTCAATTTGATCGTGACACCTTAGTTGCTGTCCTCAGTTCTCGTGAGGATATTTCCCCAGAAGATGCCAACCGTATTATCAACCAAATTGAAGCCGCGCGCGATAGCGTACTACATAGAGGCGAACGCATCCAACAAGAAGCGCAAAAACGCCTCAAAGGTATCCGAGAGCAAGCATTAAAGCAAGCTGAAGAAACTAAAAAAACCGTCGCCCGTGCTGCTTGGTGGCTATTTGGTACAGCTTTAACATCCTTGTTAGCCAGTGCTATCGCTGGAGCGATCGCTGTTAAAGATATAGCCTGGCCTGGATAA
- the tnpA gene encoding IS200/IS605 family transposase, which yields MASFIPDEYRHESNAVSLLNYHFVFIPKRRKKVLVGAVAERLQQIICEVCTENRWQIIAMEIMPDHVHLFLNAKPTDDPSTIIKRVKARASHHLRKEFPELLKLPTLWTPSYFVSTAGSISTEAVKNYIAQQRS from the coding sequence ATGGCTAGTTTTATCCCAGACGAATACAGGCATGAAAGTAACGCGGTGTCCTTGCTAAACTATCACTTTGTTTTCATCCCCAAAAGACGGAAAAAGGTGTTGGTTGGTGCGGTAGCCGAAAGGTTACAACAAATCATTTGTGAGGTTTGTACTGAGAATAGATGGCAAATCATCGCAATGGAAATTATGCCCGACCATGTTCATCTTTTTTTAAACGCAAAACCCACAGATGACCCATCGACCATTATTAAACGAGTTAAAGCCAGGGCATCACATCATTTAAGAAAGGAGTTTCCAGAACTACTAAAACTTCCTACCTTATGGACACCCAGCTATTTTGTTTCTACGGCGGGAAGCATATCAACTGAAGCGGTTAAAAATTATATTGCACAACAAAGAAGTTGA
- a CDS encoding pentapeptide repeat-containing protein has protein sequence MKSQILVIATFLTTINLTAIAQAANFEQVRQLLATKECQNCDLTGAGLVMADLSGANLSGANLTGANLSRANLSGADLRGANLSGTGLFGANLSEAKLNGANLAGADLRNTYLVNAEFNSVYLNGANLQGAVGIPLQIAQPEEFYAWGIAEAEKGNHQQAINYFNQAIAAKPEYAGAYLARGVARYQMFDRQRAFQDAQIAEKLFTAQKNDPGMLMAQAFVKELQTPYTEKVSAGKPSFFNFLGSLGSVLLQFLPF, from the coding sequence ATGAAAAGCCAAATTTTAGTCATAGCTACATTTTTAACCACAATCAACCTGACAGCGATCGCCCAAGCAGCAAATTTTGAACAAGTTAGACAATTATTGGCAACCAAAGAATGTCAAAACTGTGACCTGACAGGCGCAGGTTTAGTGATGGCTGACTTATCTGGAGCTAATTTAAGCGGTGCTAATCTCACAGGTGCTAACCTCAGCCGTGCTAACTTGAGCGGTGCTGATTTGAGGGGAGCCAACTTAAGCGGTACTGGTTTATTTGGCGCTAACCTCAGCGAAGCCAAGTTAAATGGTGCAAACTTAGCCGGTGCTGATTTGAGAAACACCTATTTAGTAAATGCAGAATTTAACAGTGTTTACCTCAACGGCGCTAATTTGCAAGGTGCAGTAGGTATCCCATTGCAAATTGCTCAACCAGAGGAATTCTACGCTTGGGGTATAGCCGAGGCGGAAAAAGGGAATCATCAGCAAGCAATCAATTATTTCAATCAAGCGATCGCAGCTAAACCCGAATATGCAGGTGCTTACCTAGCTCGTGGTGTTGCTCGTTATCAAATGTTTGATCGCCAGCGTGCATTTCAAGACGCTCAAATTGCCGAAAAACTGTTTACAGCGCAAAAAAATGACCCTGGAATGCTAATGGCGCAGGCTTTTGTGAAAGAACTGCAAACACCTTATACAGAGAAAGTCAGCGCTGGGAAACCTAGTTTTTTCAACTTTTTGGGAAGCCTTGGTTCAGTGTTGCTGCAATTTCTACCATTTTAA
- a CDS encoding zinc-dependent dehydrogenase, translating into MKAQVFRGVNQLSYEEIPVPTLEPDEVLVQVRVVGLCQSDIKKIRYPLYEPPRIFGHETAGNIAAVGSEVRGWQVGQRVAVMHHIPCMRCAYCLNDNFSMCDVYKNISTTAGFNASGGGFAEYVKVPGHIVQNGGLIPIPDRISFEEASFVEPTNCCLKAVKKAQIAPGQTVLVTGAGPIGLMFVMLVKYFGAKAIATDLLPSRIEKALNVGAEAAFDARDPDLPQKIHALTDGMGVDVTLLAVPSEKAFAQALDCTRKGGKILFFAEFPDELEIPINPNILYRREIDLMGSYSSSYRLQNLSADIVFNQRIDVQALISDRYPLQDLSLAVEQAIAPTPDTYKILIYPQ; encoded by the coding sequence GTGAAAGCACAGGTATTTAGAGGCGTTAATCAACTGTCTTACGAAGAGATCCCCGTACCGACTCTGGAACCAGATGAAGTGCTGGTACAGGTGCGGGTAGTGGGGTTGTGTCAATCAGATATTAAAAAAATCCGTTATCCTCTGTATGAGCCACCACGGATATTTGGACATGAAACGGCTGGAAATATTGCCGCAGTGGGTTCTGAAGTCAGAGGTTGGCAAGTAGGACAACGAGTAGCGGTAATGCACCACATTCCTTGTATGCGTTGCGCCTACTGTTTAAATGACAATTTCTCGATGTGCGATGTTTATAAAAATATCTCCACCACAGCCGGATTTAATGCCAGTGGTGGCGGTTTTGCCGAGTATGTCAAAGTTCCCGGACATATCGTACAGAATGGTGGGTTAATTCCCATTCCCGATCGCATAAGTTTTGAAGAAGCGAGTTTTGTAGAACCAACTAATTGCTGTCTCAAGGCAGTAAAAAAAGCCCAAATTGCCCCAGGACAAACTGTGTTGGTGACGGGAGCAGGGCCAATTGGATTAATGTTTGTCATGTTGGTGAAGTATTTCGGAGCCAAAGCGATCGCCACCGACTTACTGCCCTCTAGAATTGAAAAAGCTTTAAATGTCGGTGCCGAAGCAGCTTTTGATGCTCGTGACCCTGATTTACCTCAGAAAATTCATGCACTCACCGATGGTATGGGTGTTGATGTCACCTTGCTAGCAGTTCCTAGCGAGAAAGCTTTCGCTCAAGCACTTGACTGTACCCGCAAAGGCGGGAAAATTCTGTTTTTTGCAGAATTTCCCGATGAATTAGAAATCCCCATCAATCCGAATATTCTCTATCGTCGCGAAATCGACTTAATGGGTAGTTACAGTTCATCCTACCGTTTGCAGAATCTATCCGCCGATATTGTATTTAATCAGCGTATAGATGTCCAAGCATTGATTAGCGATCGCTATCCATTACAAGATTTATCACTAGCCGTAGAACAAGCGATCGCTCCCACACCGGATACCTACAAGATTTTAATTTATCCCCAGTGA
- a CDS encoding inorganic phosphate transporter — protein MTSTLLIVALLAFYVAWNLGANDVANAMGTSVGSKAITLRQAIIIAGILEFTGAVLFGQEVTQTLATKVANPALFAATPQILVMGMVTVLLSSGIWLQIATSQGLPVSSSHAVVGAIAGFSSVALGLDAIDWSSIGSITIAWVLTPIISGAISALFYSQIKQWILNQPNQIVQLREWIPWLSAVLLGVFGVIVLPSLTQPLTNYLRDQIGLTIPAYDIPLLTGATAAVGLTIISWRKLDGMGDEGVQELLSRGAGEQGSDYFPSPQYPVPSTQSPVERLFARFQVLSACFVAFAHGSNDVGNAIAPLAAIAYINRTGTVPTDGINTPLWILILGGAGIVAGLAIWGKKVIATIGENIISLQPSGGFCAELATATTILLASRLGLPVSTSHALVGGVVGIGLVQNINSIKFQTLQGIAAAWLITVPLSAFLSAAIFSIARIFFF, from the coding sequence ATGACCAGTACATTACTTATAGTTGCTCTACTAGCCTTCTATGTCGCTTGGAATCTTGGAGCCAACGACGTTGCTAATGCGATGGGAACCTCAGTAGGTTCCAAAGCCATTACTCTGAGACAGGCAATAATTATTGCCGGAATATTAGAGTTTACGGGTGCAGTATTGTTTGGGCAAGAGGTAACACAAACCTTGGCAACTAAAGTTGCTAATCCTGCCTTATTTGCCGCCACGCCCCAAATATTAGTTATGGGGATGGTGACAGTACTACTATCGTCTGGCATATGGCTACAAATTGCCACTTCACAAGGTTTACCTGTATCTTCTTCTCATGCGGTTGTCGGTGCGATCGCTGGATTTAGTTCGGTAGCTTTAGGATTAGATGCAATTGATTGGTCATCAATTGGCTCGATTACCATCGCCTGGGTTTTAACGCCGATTATCAGTGGTGCTATTTCCGCTTTGTTCTATAGTCAAATCAAGCAGTGGATTTTGAATCAACCAAATCAAATAGTACAGTTAAGAGAATGGATTCCCTGGTTGAGTGCCGTTTTGCTAGGGGTATTTGGCGTGATTGTACTACCCTCCCTCACTCAACCACTAACCAATTATTTGCGGGATCAAATTGGATTAACCATACCTGCTTACGACATCCCCTTATTAACAGGTGCAACAGCAGCAGTTGGACTCACCATTATTAGTTGGCGAAAACTCGATGGTATGGGAGATGAGGGGGTACAGGAGCTCTTGAGCAGGGGGGCAGGGGAGCAGGGGAGTGATTATTTTCCCAGTCCCCAGTACCCAGTACCCAGTACCCAATCACCAGTTGAACGCTTATTTGCCCGCTTTCAAGTACTGAGTGCTTGCTTTGTAGCTTTTGCTCATGGTTCTAATGATGTTGGCAATGCGATCGCTCCTCTTGCTGCGATCGCCTATATTAATCGTACTGGTACTGTACCTACCGATGGGATCAATACTCCCTTGTGGATTTTAATCTTGGGCGGTGCTGGTATTGTCGCTGGTTTAGCCATCTGGGGAAAAAAAGTTATTGCCACCATTGGCGAAAATATCATTTCCTTACAACCTAGTGGTGGATTCTGTGCTGAACTCGCAACTGCTACCACCATCCTACTCGCCTCCCGGCTAGGTTTACCCGTCTCCACTTCCCACGCCCTAGTTGGCGGTGTAGTTGGTATTGGATTGGTGCAAAACATCAATTCAATTAAATTTCAAACTTTACAAGGAATTGCAGCCGCATGGCTAATTACAGTTCCCTTAAGTGCATTCCTCAGCGCTGCCATCTTCAGCATCGCTCGGATTTTCTTTTTTTAA
- a CDS encoding transposase, producing MYGCQQVLLSPNRELKAILEFICSESNKLTNCAIYYGRQVWFKRHCYLGKFDLINEYKTNPHYQVLHSQVAQQALLSVRESFKSFYELDKKYRKGDLEDKPKPPKYRKKGGLSVVSYPKQALKLIGNQIQIPLGLTVNRWFGIKNFSITMPSNMKFEDIKELRILPRNGCFYAEFPYKVKPVATKIDQKLALGIDPGVTNWLTCVSNLGTSFIVDGRKLKSLNQWYNKIVSKLKEGKPQGFWSERLAHITEKRNRQMRDAVNKAARIVINHCTNHGIGNVVFGWNKGNKNGINIGSQNNQTFVQIPTAKLKQRISQLCQIYGINFVETEESYTSQSSFLDGDIVPVFGNKSKGWKSSGKRVKRGLFVTAKGFEVNADCNGSANLFLKVKEQLNLDLAKTYRGLLTVPQRVFLWKNNCKKLRGVALALPVATV from the coding sequence ATGTATGGATGCCAACAAGTATTGCTTTCTCCAAACAGGGAATTAAAAGCAATACTGGAGTTCATTTGCTCTGAATCAAATAAACTGACCAACTGTGCAATTTACTATGGCAGACAGGTTTGGTTCAAGCGTCATTGCTATCTGGGTAAGTTTGACTTAATCAATGAGTACAAAACCAATCCACACTACCAAGTGTTGCACTCACAAGTTGCACAACAAGCTTTACTGTCTGTTAGAGAAAGCTTTAAATCTTTCTATGAACTTGACAAAAAATACCGTAAGGGTGATTTAGAAGATAAACCAAAGCCACCAAAATATAGAAAAAAAGGAGGACTATCGGTTGTCAGTTACCCAAAACAAGCCTTGAAATTGATAGGCAACCAAATTCAAATACCATTAGGGTTAACAGTTAACCGTTGGTTTGGCATAAAGAATTTTTCAATTACAATGCCTTCTAACATGAAATTTGAAGATATTAAGGAGTTAAGGATACTCCCGCGCAATGGTTGTTTTTACGCAGAGTTTCCATACAAAGTTAAGCCTGTAGCTACCAAAATAGACCAAAAATTAGCACTTGGTATTGACCCTGGTGTGACTAATTGGTTAACTTGTGTTTCCAATTTAGGGACAAGTTTCATTGTTGATGGACGGAAACTTAAAAGTCTCAATCAGTGGTACAACAAAATAGTATCTAAATTAAAAGAAGGTAAACCTCAAGGATTTTGGAGTGAGCGATTAGCGCATATCACTGAAAAGCGGAATCGTCAAATGAGAGACGCTGTTAATAAAGCAGCAAGGATTGTAATTAACCACTGCACTAATCACGGGATTGGTAATGTTGTTTTTGGTTGGAACAAGGGTAACAAGAACGGCATTAATATTGGCTCTCAAAATAATCAAACGTTTGTTCAAATCCCTACTGCAAAGTTAAAACAGAGAATATCTCAACTTTGTCAAATTTACGGCATTAACTTTGTAGAGACTGAGGAAAGTTACACTAGCCAATCTAGCTTTTTAGATGGCGATATTGTACCTGTATTTGGCAACAAGTCAAAAGGGTGGAAGTCGTCAGGAAAACGGGTAAAACGTGGGCTATTCGTAACTGCAAAAGGCTTCGAGGTCAATGCAGATTGCAATGGATCTGCCAATTTGTTTTTAAAGGTAAAGGAACAGCTAAATCTAGATTTAGCTAAGACCTATAGGGGACTTTTGACTGTCCCGCAGAGAGTTTTTCTCTGGAAGAATAACTGTAAAAAGCTACGGGGAGTGGCTTTAGCCCTCCCCGTAGCAACAGTTTGA